In Salisediminibacterium beveridgei, one DNA window encodes the following:
- the queF gene encoding preQ(1) synthase has translation MSENYYLPRSGPMPRPESVEEGRKVLQNEAFPAPNVSIVRFKALEFTAVCPKTGQPDFGQVEIEYVPREKCIESKSLKFYLWSYRDEGAYCESLAAQIADDVMAAIEPARVKVLVYQTPRGGIQLETEAERTHEA, from the coding sequence ATGTCAGAAAATTATTATTTACCACGTTCGGGGCCGATGCCTCGTCCGGAAAGCGTCGAAGAGGGGCGGAAAGTTCTTCAGAACGAAGCCTTCCCGGCGCCCAACGTATCCATTGTCCGATTCAAAGCATTGGAATTCACTGCCGTGTGTCCGAAAACAGGTCAGCCTGATTTTGGTCAGGTGGAAATTGAATATGTCCCCCGGGAGAAATGCATTGAATCCAAGTCGCTGAAGTTTTACTTGTGGTCTTACCGGGATGAAGGGGCCTATTGTGAGTCCTTGGCAGCGCAGATAGCCGATGACGTGATGGCGGCCATTGAGCCGGCCCGGGTGAAAGTGCTGGTTTACCAGACCCCGCGTGGCGGGATTCAGCTGGAAACAGAAGCGGAGCGGACTCATGAAGCTTAA